Proteins from a single region of Candidatus Falkowbacteria bacterium:
- the mutL gene encoding DNA mismatch repair endonuclease MutL, giving the protein MNIKVLPQDLINKIAAGEVVERPASVVKELVENSLDAGATNVQVEIENGGINLIKITDDGSGMNKEDAELSIVQHATSKIGSQEDLFNIGSLGFRGEALASISSVSEFCLISKTSDSVAGTKVTVENGQVKTEQSGAADGTSVEIRNIFYNVPARQKYLKTAVTEFNHVVDLFLNYCLAYPEVTWKLIHNNKVVYQFPSARQFQRIADCLGDEVAGNLIEVDLKLNNVSVKGFIGKPQIARNNRKLQYLFVNQRPVNEYIVAKQIKQAYTTLLSKELHPVYILNLKIENEKIDVNVHPRKLEVRFSEPHIIYKTVYQVVAKALDDNDLGRQVPVEDMKKFIPVKQVLSSVQSRFPVSNIRIKKDFIQPSPEFKKASADFNKIMQQTADVEGLREGGESEPVLLSNSEEGISREPDKDFKILGQVQNSYIIVECAESLKIYDQHATSERVQYEKLKREWQIGKLASQKMLLPQNIELVPAEAQLLDSNFSLLNKLGFEVENFGNNTFAISAVPQVLARVDLKELVFQIVGELIEPVVVEDKISKPVDTILKMMACKSAIKFGDQLNELGMTALINDLECLENQYTCVHGRPCFLEYRFGELEKLFKRKK; this is encoded by the coding sequence ATGAATATAAAAGTTTTACCTCAAGATCTAATCAACAAAATCGCAGCTGGAGAAGTAGTTGAACGACCAGCTTCTGTTGTGAAGGAGTTAGTGGAAAATTCGCTTGATGCTGGAGCGACTAATGTTCAGGTTGAAATAGAAAATGGAGGAATCAACTTAATTAAAATCACAGACGATGGTTCAGGCATGAATAAAGAGGATGCCGAGCTTAGTATTGTTCAGCATGCCACTAGTAAAATTGGCAGCCAGGAAGATTTATTCAATATTGGTAGCTTAGGTTTTCGTGGCGAAGCATTGGCAAGTATTTCTTCGGTCAGTGAATTTTGTTTAATTAGTAAAACCAGTGATTCTGTCGCGGGCACGAAGGTTACAGTTGAAAATGGACAGGTCAAAACTGAACAATCGGGAGCAGCAGACGGTACCAGTGTGGAAATAAGAAATATTTTTTATAATGTACCTGCCCGGCAAAAGTATTTAAAAACTGCGGTTACTGAATTTAATCATGTGGTTGATTTGTTTTTGAATTATTGTTTGGCTTACCCTGAGGTTACCTGGAAACTTATTCATAATAACAAAGTAGTTTATCAATTCCCGTCAGCAAGACAGTTTCAGCGCATTGCTGATTGCTTGGGCGACGAGGTTGCAGGGAACTTAATAGAGGTTGATTTAAAATTAAATAATGTTTCTGTTAAAGGGTTTATTGGTAAACCACAGATCGCTCGTAATAATAGAAAGTTACAATATTTGTTTGTTAACCAACGACCGGTAAATGAATATATCGTGGCTAAACAAATTAAACAGGCATATACAACCCTTTTGTCCAAGGAGTTGCACCCCGTCTATATTTTAAACTTAAAAATTGAAAATGAGAAAATTGATGTTAACGTCCATCCTCGTAAACTTGAGGTGCGATTTTCAGAGCCGCATATTATCTATAAAACAGTTTATCAAGTGGTTGCAAAGGCATTAGACGACAATGATCTTGGCCGGCAGGTGCCAGTTGAGGATATGAAAAAATTCATACCAGTTAAACAAGTATTAAGTTCAGTACAATCAAGGTTTCCGGTAAGTAATATTCGAATTAAAAAAGATTTTATTCAACCAAGTCCTGAATTTAAAAAGGCTTCAGCCGATTTTAATAAGATAATGCAACAGACCGCAGATGTAGAAGGATTACGTGAAGGAGGCGAGTCAGAGCCTGTACTTCTTAGCAATAGCGAAGAAGGAATATCTCGTGAACCGGATAAAGATTTTAAAATATTAGGTCAAGTGCAAAATTCATATATTATTGTTGAATGTGCGGAGAGTCTGAAAATCTATGATCAACATGCAACTTCAGAGCGTGTGCAATATGAAAAACTTAAGCGTGAGTGGCAAATTGGTAAATTAGCTAGTCAGAAAATGTTATTGCCACAAAACATTGAATTAGTTCCTGCGGAAGCGCAACTATTGGATAGTAATTTTTCACTTTTGAATAAGCTGGGTTTTGAGGTTGAAAATTTTGGCAACAATACTTTTGCGATTTCAGCGGTGCCTCAGGTTTTGGCTAGGGTAGATCTAAAAGAATTAGTTTTTCAAATTGTTGGGGAGTTAATTGAACCAGTTGTAGTTGAGGATAAAATTAGTAAACCCGTTGACACTATTTTAAAAATGATGGCTTGCAAAAGCGCAATCAAGTTTGGTGATCAGCTTAACGAGTTGGGAATGACAGCCCTAATTAATGATCTTGAGTGTCTTGAAAATCAATATACCTGTGTCCATGGTAGACCTTGCTTTTTGGAATATAGATTTGGTGAACTTGAAAAGTTGTTTAAGCGAAAGAAGTAA
- the rpmJ gene encoding 50S ribosomal protein L36, giving the protein MKVRTSVKKICKDCKTIRRKRRVWVVCKNPKHKQRQG; this is encoded by the coding sequence ATGAAAGTAAGAACATCAGTCAAAAAAATCTGTAAAGATTGTAAAACCATTCGTCGTAAACGAAGAGTTTGGGTTGTCTGCAAAAATCCTAAACATAAACAAAGACAAGGTTAA
- the rpsK gene encoding 30S ribosomal protein S11: MPLEAGEQKKKGGKKVKGKRSKKKVYRSVPIGNAYVKATYNNTIVTLTDQAGNVISFSSAGANGFKGPKKATPFAATIIVRNAVEKARPYGLKDVNVFVKGVGMGRESAVRGLNANGLNILAIKDVTPIPHNGCRKRKPRRV; the protein is encoded by the coding sequence ATGCCTTTAGAAGCAGGAGAACAAAAAAAGAAAGGTGGAAAAAAGGTAAAAGGCAAAAGAAGCAAGAAGAAAGTATATCGTAGTGTTCCAATAGGTAATGCTTACGTTAAAGCTACATATAATAATACAATTGTAACCTTGACTGATCAGGCTGGTAATGTAATATCTTTTTCTAGCGCGGGCGCTAATGGTTTCAAGGGACCTAAAAAGGCCACTCCATTTGCAGCTACAATTATTGTTCGTAACGCAGTAGAAAAAGCACGACCTTATGGATTAAAGGATGTTAATGTGTTTGTTAAGGGTGTTGGCATGGGCCGGGAATCAGCAGTTCGTGGGCTAAATGCTAACGGTTTAAATATTTTAGCAATTAAGGATGTGACTCCGATTCCTCATAATGGTTGTCGCAAACGTAAACCAAGAAGAGTTTAA
- the rpsM gene encoding 30S ribosomal protein S13: MARIAGVNIPKDKRVVIALTYIYGIGITKSEKLLKQLDIDKSIRVKELTEEQVNTLRKEIEKDNVEGTLRREMLANIKRLKEIKSYRGTRHSKGLPARGQRSKTNSRTVRGNTRRTMGSGRKGAAQKT; encoded by the coding sequence ATGGCACGAATTGCAGGTGTAAACATTCCAAAAGATAAAAGAGTAGTAATTGCACTAACTTATATTTATGGTATTGGTATAACCAAGTCAGAAAAGCTATTAAAGCAGCTGGATATTGATAAATCAATTAGAGTAAAGGAGCTAACGGAAGAACAAGTAAATACTTTACGTAAAGAAATTGAAAAGGACAATGTAGAAGGAACTCTTAGACGGGAAATGTTAGCAAATATTAAAAGACTAAAAGAAATTAAAAGTTATAGAGGGACTCGTCACTCCAAAGGATTACCTGCTCGAGGCCAACGATCAAAAACTAATAGTCGAACTGTGCGTGGTAATACTCGGAGAACCATGGGAAGTGGTCGTAAAGGGGCAGCACAAAAAACCTAA
- the rpsD gene encoding 30S ribosomal protein S4 — MARDLNAKCKQCRREGVKLFIKGERCNSSKCAMVKRNYIPGIHGIKLGRGGRLTGYGIQLREKQKAKRMYRILEKQFRNYFDKAIHKTGETGDNLFNLLETRLDNVIYKAGFGNSRDAARQLISHYHFLVNGKKVNIPSFQVKVKDKITVKPKSQKMQEFIALPEKLKNFEAPEWLSIDAKEMQITMIDEPNLEKSTPGFDLKLIIEFYSK, encoded by the coding sequence ATGGCAAGGGATCTGAATGCAAAATGTAAACAATGTAGAAGAGAAGGCGTTAAACTTTTTATTAAAGGTGAGCGTTGTAATAGCTCAAAGTGTGCAATGGTAAAAAGAAACTATATTCCAGGAATACATGGTATTAAACTTGGTCGTGGTGGCCGTTTAACTGGTTATGGAATTCAATTGAGAGAAAAACAAAAAGCCAAGAGAATGTATAGAATTTTAGAAAAACAATTCAGAAATTATTTTGATAAAGCAATTCATAAAACTGGTGAAACGGGTGATAATTTATTCAATTTGCTAGAAACCAGGTTAGATAATGTTATTTACAAAGCTGGCTTTGGTAATAGTCGTGATGCGGCAAGACAATTGATCAGTCATTATCATTTCTTGGTAAATGGAAAAAAGGTTAATATTCCATCATTTCAAGTAAAAGTTAAAGATAAAATTACCGTTAAACCAAAGAGTCAAAAAATGCAAGAGTTTATCGCACTACCTGAGAAATTAAAAAACTTTGAAGCACCTGAATGGTTAAGTATTGATGCAAAAGAAATGCAAATAACCATGATTGATGAACCGAATCTTGAAAAGAGTACTCCTGGATTTGATCTAAAATTGATAATTGAGTTTTATTCAAAATAA
- the infA gene encoding translation initiation factor IF-1: MGKKDVIEMTGMVEELFPAGSFQVTLENGHSIRAHLAGRMRMNRIRILVGDKVKIEMTPYDLTKGRIVYRY; encoded by the coding sequence ATGGGAAAAAAAGATGTGATTGAAATGACGGGCATGGTTGAAGAACTGTTCCCGGCAGGATCTTTTCAGGTTACCCTTGAGAATGGTCATTCTATTAGAGCGCATTTGGCAGGAAGAATGCGTATGAATCGGATTAGAATTCTAGTTGGAGATAAAGTAAAGATAGAGATGACTCCGTATGACTTGACCAAGGGAAGAATAGTCTATAGATATTAA